One genomic window of Parasteatoda tepidariorum isolate YZ-2023 chromosome 9, CAS_Ptep_4.0, whole genome shotgun sequence includes the following:
- the LOC107439900 gene encoding interleukin-1 receptor-associated kinase 4, with protein MIMNSCINVVLDLETKLRHLKLGEINQLSAILLLNDSWRDLAAVIRDPDNPSYFLYDTDNIRLLDDKRKCGKNPAEALLEHWGTYGKSQPNIKNLLFYLNEANLLRAVHFVKSQFLKNNIPETHIETEELETIINIENKNALASELNCVDRMSKEFNLDGITVYPFEALAKATMNFSERNGSKIGEGTYGMVFQGKVSDKIVAIKKLKNNVDKQFFTELNILSRFKHKNLLPLLGCSLTGSECCLVYEYMENGSLQDRLACLRKTIPLSFETRMKIAYESALGINHLHTFGTEPMVHRDIKSANILLDVNFSPKIGDFGLVRIGDSIASSTVAVTANVVGTSVYMAREAFNGDVSTKLDTFSFGVVLLELLTGLPPYDVNREDRDLTTFMEDCDDISTMLDKKVIWKIEPAVELHRIANFCLTRAKKKRPEIAEVLSDLQKCCSVCTAPVPDQSEHF; from the exons ATGATCATGAATTCTTGTATTAATGTAGTACTTGATCTTGAAACTAAATTGAGGCATTTAAAATTAGGGGAAATAAATCAACTTTCAGCAATTTTACTTCTTAATGATAGTTGGCGAGATTTAGCTGCAGTTATTCGTGATCCTGATAATCCCAGCTATTTTCTTTATGACACTGACAATATTAG GTTATTagatgataaaagaaaatgtggaaaaaatcCAGCTGAAGCCTTATTGGAACATTGGGGCACATATGGAAAAAGTCAACctaatataaaaaatctgttattttatttgaatgaagCAAATCTTTTGAGAGCTGTCCATTTTGTGAAGAGtcaatttctgaaaa aTAATATTCCTGAAACGCACATTGAAACTGAAGAATTGGAAACCATTATaaatatcgaaaataaaaatgctctaGCTTCAGAGCTAAACTGTGTTGATAGGATGTCAAAAGAATTCAATCTTGATGGAATTACAGTATATCCATTTGAAGCATTGGCTAAAGCTACCATGAATTTCTCTGAAAGAAATGGCAGTAAAATTGGAGAAGGTACTTATGGAATGGTATTTCAAGGAAAAGTTTCTGATAAAATAGTAGccataaagaaattaaagaataatgttgataaacaattttttacagaattgaATATTCTTtcaag atttaaacaCAAAAACCTTCTGCCACTGCTAGGTTGTTCTTTGACTGGATCTGAATGTTGCCTTGTATATGAATACATGGAAAATGGTTCATTACAAGACAGATTGGCTTGCCTT AGAAAAACGATACCTCTATCGTTTGAAACCCGTATGAAGATAGCATATGAATCTGCTTTGGGAATCAACCATTTGCATACTTTTGGAACAGAACCAATGGTGCACAGGGATAtcaaaag tgcAAATATTTTGCTTGATGTCAACTTCTCCCCAAAAATAGGAGATTTTGGTTTGGTAAGGATTGGAGATAGTATAGCATCATCAACTGTTGCTGTTACAGCAAATGTAGTTGGAACTTCCGTTTACATGGCACGAGAAGCATTTAATGGAGATGTATCAACAAAGTTGGATACATTTAGTTTTGGAGTGGTATTACTAGAATTACTGACTGGACTGCCACCATATGATGTCAATCGGGAAGATAGAGATTTA acAACTTTTATGGAAGACTGTGATGATATTTCAACAATGCTtgacaaaaaagttatttggaaAATTGAACCTGCTGTGGAATTACATAGAATAGCAAATTTTTGTCTTACCAGAGCAAAAAAGAAGCGACCTGAAATAGCTGAG GTTCTATCAGATTTACAAAAATGTTGTTCAGTATGTACTGCCCCTGTTCCAGATCAGTCAGAACatttttga
- the LOC107439892 gene encoding zinc finger MYND domain-containing protein 10, whose protein sequence is MEEEHIILHAPEIEAYLESLQLFDIPNIGSPRWFNQQEKIYNLSLQAALDVKSGREEIIKENIITLHKVPLLVHELIATELWRLKIFPLLTKSQTVMKSNVPIYIVLYHEVTLVSFLEAVLFHEDVFETAADVLIDLIDYCYRKIIKLSSLENESHADSRSAEEANVLYEQKKDLDFESGMKCISLLSYMTQHLKILPLSALHRLLVTHDIPLLFTNLIDDPPWVRTVNEEKEKYYEGKWTKCNQEDLMKLNKAEGQVWIALIQLLLNPECQKKYDMTGYKKDQLLKLRSKLNDVIFDQIPILNELLRFLEYLSMFEAPIPKTGIIIEQVPDIWETLQNKYEGKWNRIAQGQMEDYFSLSDAELQKFCKKLSGSFDLTNIEAALPDTPICATCGGIGLKRCSRCKNEWYCGRSCQVSHWLKHKTGCDLMACETENT, encoded by the exons ATGGAGGAAgaacatattattttacatgCTCCCGAAATCGAGGCTTATCTGGAAAGCTTACAACTTTTTGATATACCAAATATTGGAAGTCCAAG atggtTCAATCAGCAGGAAAAGATCTACAACCTATCGCTACAAGCTGCTTTAGATGTAAAATCAGGAcgagaagaaataataaaagaaaatataataacctTGCATAAG GTTCCATTGTTGGTCCATGAATTGATAGCTACTGAGTTATGGAGACTGAAAATATTCCCTCTGTTGACAAAAAGTCAAACAGTCATGAAATCGAATGTTCCCATTTATATCGTG ctttatcaTGAGGTGACTTTAGTTTCGTTTTTGGAAGCTGTTTTGTTTCATGAAGATGTCTTCGAAACTGCTGCGgacgttttaattgatttaattgacTATTGTTAccggaaaattataaaactaagcAG ctTGGAAAACGAATCCCATGCAGATTCACGATCTGCAGAAGAAGCAAACGTTCTATATGAACAAAAGAAAGATCTGGATTTTGAATCTGGAATGAAATGCATTTCCCTTTTATCATACATGACCCAACATCTCAAAAT ATTACCATTGAGTGCTTTACATCGCTTACTCGTAACCCATGATATACCAttgctttttacaaatttaattgatgATCCTCCTTGGGTACGAActgtaaatgaagaaaaagaaaagtattatgaAGGAAAATGGACTAAATGCAATCAAGAAGACTTGATGAAACTAAACAAAGCAGAGGGACag GTCTGGATTgctttaattcaattattactGAATCCTGAATGCCAAAAGAAATACGATATGACAGGCTATAAAAAAGaccaattattaaaa cttaGATCCAAGCTAAATGATGTGATCTTCGACCAAATACCTATTTTAAACGAACTATTACGGTTTTTGGAATATCTCAGTATGTTTGAAGCTCCTATTCCAAAAACCGGTATTATTATCGAGCag gtTCCAGATATTTGGGAAactttacaaaacaaatatgaGGGGAAATGGAATAGAATAGCTCAGGGGCAAATGgaggattatttttctttgtcagATGCCGAGCTTCAGAAATTCTGTAAAAA GTTATCCGGCTCCTTTGATCTTACGAATATTGAAGCTGCTCTTCCAGATACTCCAATCTGCGCAACATGCGGTGGAATAGGCTTAAAACGATGTTCTAGGTGCAAAAACGAATGGTACTGTGGAAG ATCCTGCCAAGTTTCTCATTGGCTTAAGCATAAGACAGGTTGTGATTTAATGGCTTGTGAAACAGAAAACACTTAA